Proteins from a genomic interval of Fervidobacterium gondwanense DSM 13020:
- a CDS encoding SpoIIE family protein phosphatase has product MSGDKIVIITYDESNVEELFQILEFVGYNVTLINSISEFSEQNNVQAVLIFNKFSKITQEYVRWFRTRSEYKDIPIIVLLNQKDYVTLLELYQIGISDYIELPIIDVEAISKIALHVELKKNRERIENLYKELKESLELSTQLQKLMLPNTFDLKNNVWFTSRYIPSQIVGGDMFDYFEVGEAVYIYVADISGHGIQSALLCSAVKSLFRAAAQKSGRIHEIVNEMAENIKNVLGRNYVTGLFMKIEQDSIEYLNCGHPSLITYDGSHFSILDMKSIFPIGLLDYSYSEEDCGTFVIDENITYMAYSDGLYSIFERYYPNSSAMELLTKFLNQEISGVSPEALPYYVASVVLRKYGNFPDDYSVLCFGRSKSSCYADNTFKKSECVFQSGAIYTLLEELIKNARSDEYALMVNEHEKYYSIISRNIETGWILRKIPMSITLTFNDVDVIKLFK; this is encoded by the coding sequence ATGAGCGGAGACAAAATAGTTATAATAACATATGATGAGAGCAATGTAGAAGAACTTTTTCAAATATTAGAATTTGTCGGATACAATGTCACACTTATCAATTCCATTTCGGAGTTTTCGGAACAAAACAACGTCCAAGCTGTTCTTATATTCAACAAGTTCTCCAAGATTACACAAGAATACGTGCGCTGGTTTAGAACACGCAGCGAGTATAAAGACATACCTATAATAGTTCTTCTTAATCAGAAGGATTATGTAACTCTTCTTGAGTTGTACCAAATTGGTATTTCAGACTACATCGAACTGCCAATAATAGATGTTGAGGCTATTTCAAAAATCGCACTGCATGTCGAATTAAAGAAGAATAGGGAACGGATTGAAAACTTGTACAAAGAACTCAAAGAAAGTCTGGAACTCTCTACGCAGCTCCAAAAGTTAATGTTACCCAATACATTTGATTTAAAGAATAATGTATGGTTTACATCACGTTATATTCCTTCTCAAATTGTAGGTGGAGATATGTTCGATTATTTTGAAGTTGGAGAAGCTGTTTATATATATGTGGCTGACATATCGGGCCACGGAATTCAATCTGCGCTTCTGTGTTCAGCAGTCAAATCGCTTTTTAGGGCAGCGGCTCAAAAGAGCGGCAGAATACATGAAATAGTAAATGAAATGGCGGAGAATATTAAGAATGTTTTGGGACGTAATTACGTAACAGGTCTTTTTATGAAGATTGAACAAGACAGTATCGAATATCTGAATTGCGGTCATCCTTCTTTGATCACATATGACGGAAGCCACTTTTCAATTCTTGATATGAAATCGATATTCCCCATCGGTTTACTTGATTATTCTTATTCTGAAGAGGATTGTGGCACATTTGTCATTGATGAGAATATAACTTACATGGCATATTCCGACGGATTGTATTCAATATTTGAACGTTATTACCCGAATTCTTCCGCTATGGAGTTGCTGACAAAATTCCTTAACCAAGAAATTTCTGGAGTTTCTCCAGAAGCACTACCTTATTATGTAGCATCGGTGGTGTTAAGAAAGTATGGAAACTTTCCGGATGATTATTCTGTCTTATGCTTTGGAAGAAGTAAGAGCTCGTGTTATGCGGACAACACTTTTAAAAAGTCAGAATGCGTTTTTCAGAGCGGTGCAATATATACGCTTTTAGAAGAACTAATAAAAAATGCGCGCTCTGACGAGTACGCACTTATGGTTAATGAACACGAAAAATACTATTCTATAATTTCGAGAAATATCGAAACGGGCTGGATACTTCGAAAGATACCGATGAGCATTACTTTGACATTCAACGATGTGGACGTTATAAAATTGTTCAAATAA
- the aglA gene encoding alpha-glucosidase AglA, producing MKNLKIGIIGAGSAVFSIRIISDLCKIQELSGTHVVLMDVDKKRLENVLILAKELTNFFNARITFSTVETIKETVEGADFVINTAMAGGHNYLELVRAIGEKYGYYRGVDAQNFNFVSDYLNLTNWNQFALFLKIAKTIERLSPNAWYLQAANPVFEGTTLVSNEVGIKMVGFCHGHHAVETIAQTIGEKQYEWQVGGVNHGIWLTKFVDKDGKDLYQKLNEHMKKVQYEEFKPSDPFDDQLSPVAWEMYKFYGLFPVGDTVRNSTWKYHRDLQTKIKWYGAPWGGADSEIGWKWYVEQLNGAVHMIDTFVKLVTGGQKLTALKTGTPLDEYLDEILSEEKLSGEQHVPFINSVVNKKCDRFVVNVLNKGKIKDLDYDIAVEICANVCGENIEFEETKLSERVVNWYLKPRILLAKQALEAFKTQDVKLIADILERDPRTKSSEQIEKLIGELYPVVISKMKEIESQQ from the coding sequence ATGAAGAACCTGAAAATAGGTATCATAGGTGCAGGAAGTGCTGTTTTTTCAATAAGGATTATCTCAGATCTGTGCAAGATTCAAGAGTTGTCCGGAACACATGTTGTCTTAATGGACGTTGACAAGAAGAGGTTGGAAAATGTCTTGATCTTAGCTAAGGAACTTACGAACTTCTTCAACGCAAGAATAACTTTCAGTACTGTCGAAACCATTAAAGAAACAGTGGAAGGGGCAGATTTTGTAATCAATACGGCGATGGCTGGTGGGCACAACTATCTAGAACTTGTCAGAGCAATTGGTGAAAAATATGGATATTACAGAGGTGTCGATGCCCAAAATTTCAATTTCGTTTCCGATTATTTGAATTTGACAAATTGGAATCAGTTCGCACTCTTTCTGAAGATTGCCAAAACTATTGAGAGGTTATCTCCAAATGCTTGGTATCTACAAGCAGCCAACCCAGTTTTCGAAGGCACGACTCTTGTTTCAAATGAAGTAGGCATTAAGATGGTTGGTTTTTGTCATGGACATCACGCTGTGGAAACTATAGCACAAACGATAGGCGAAAAACAGTACGAATGGCAGGTTGGTGGGGTTAATCACGGCATCTGGCTTACGAAATTTGTTGATAAGGATGGTAAAGACCTCTACCAGAAACTCAATGAACATATGAAAAAAGTTCAATACGAAGAATTCAAGCCTTCTGATCCTTTTGACGACCAACTCTCACCTGTAGCATGGGAAATGTATAAATTCTACGGTCTATTTCCAGTAGGCGATACTGTCAGGAACTCCACGTGGAAATATCACAGAGACCTGCAAACAAAAATCAAGTGGTATGGCGCTCCATGGGGAGGTGCAGATTCGGAAATCGGTTGGAAATGGTATGTAGAACAGCTCAACGGAGCTGTCCACATGATAGATACTTTTGTAAAATTGGTCACAGGTGGTCAAAAATTAACTGCTCTCAAAACTGGGACACCGTTAGATGAATACTTAGATGAGATTCTCAGTGAAGAAAAACTGAGTGGTGAACAACACGTGCCATTTATAAACAGCGTCGTGAATAAGAAATGTGATAGGTTTGTTGTTAACGTTTTGAACAAAGGAAAAATCAAGGATTTAGATTATGATATAGCTGTTGAAATCTGCGCCAATGTATGCGGTGAGAACATAGAATTTGAGGAGACAAAACTATCCGAAAGAGTAGTAAATTGGTATCTGAAACCGAGAATTCTGCTCGCCAAACAGGCGCTTGAGGCATTTAAAACCCAAGATGTTAAACTCATAGCCGATATACTTGAGAGAGATCCGAGAACGAAAAGCTCGGAACAGATAGAAAAATTGATAGGGGAGCTGTACCCAGTAGTTATTAGTAAAATGAAGGAGATAGAATCTCAACAGTAG
- a CDS encoding AAA family ATPase: protein MLIELLHINEYVYLKNVDIYFSEGLNVITGETGTGKSLLLDVIGSFLDYQSLRSDTFSADMVLYIPEDIEEYGISKGQHIFTVERKNKRIFYKIDGKLVGKDAVQSIVSNVVTIHKQNSHMKLLDKDFILSILDNVAENSELLDEYTNLYREYQQLIRILSKSDIDVESKKAEELRERIEEIERANLSVEEESRLESDYKRALNIQHLLQNYNIAFQQLEEIEYSLRKIYSLIEDEHQSLLDSAVESIAELTNKISKELSNLEEVNLDDIETRLSVYRKLRRKYGPTVEDVLSNLSKWKAELKEIERTIEILNNASVEKLRIEKNLEELANKISERRKQAAKQILSKTEKHLRELNMNARIDFSFESKALSNDGIDDVELVGSTLSTGQLYPLRKIASGGELSRLMLAIELSLVSTYVLVYDEIDAGIGGLTAVKLADKLSELSKNHQVIVVTHLPQIALKADKHFVLQRTGDIGAVVELSDSERAEEIRRMFGGSEIIEAIDDLRRE, encoded by the coding sequence ATCCTGATAGAACTCCTCCATATAAACGAATATGTGTATCTAAAAAATGTTGACATATACTTTTCTGAAGGCTTAAACGTGATCACTGGCGAAACAGGAACTGGAAAGAGTTTGTTGCTCGATGTTATAGGGTCATTCTTAGACTACCAGAGCTTGCGGAGCGACACTTTTTCAGCAGACATGGTTTTGTACATTCCTGAAGATATAGAAGAATATGGGATTTCTAAGGGCCAGCATATTTTTACTGTCGAAAGAAAGAATAAGAGAATATTCTACAAAATCGATGGAAAACTTGTTGGAAAAGACGCTGTTCAGAGCATTGTTTCAAATGTTGTGACTATCCACAAGCAGAATTCTCATATGAAACTCTTGGACAAAGATTTCATATTGAGTATCCTCGACAATGTCGCGGAAAATTCTGAACTTCTCGACGAATACACCAATCTTTACAGAGAGTACCAGCAGTTAATAAGAATACTTTCGAAGTCCGATATCGACGTGGAATCTAAAAAGGCAGAAGAACTTAGAGAAAGAATCGAGGAAATAGAGAGAGCGAATCTAAGTGTTGAAGAAGAAAGTAGACTGGAAAGCGATTATAAAAGGGCGCTGAACATACAGCACCTGCTTCAAAATTACAACATCGCTTTCCAGCAACTCGAAGAAATAGAGTATTCCCTTAGAAAGATATATTCGCTGATAGAAGATGAACACCAAAGTTTGCTCGACAGCGCCGTAGAATCAATAGCGGAGCTAACCAATAAGATATCAAAAGAGTTGTCAAACCTCGAAGAAGTAAATCTTGATGATATTGAGACGAGGCTGTCTGTCTATAGAAAGTTGAGAAGAAAATATGGTCCAACGGTAGAAGATGTGCTGAGTAATCTCTCAAAGTGGAAAGCAGAACTTAAAGAAATTGAACGTACTATAGAGATTTTAAATAATGCGTCAGTCGAAAAATTGAGGATAGAAAAGAACCTCGAAGAGTTGGCTAATAAGATTAGTGAAAGAAGGAAGCAAGCCGCGAAACAGATTCTGAGTAAGACAGAGAAACATCTGAGAGAACTCAACATGAACGCGCGGATAGATTTCAGTTTCGAAAGTAAGGCACTTTCGAATGATGGCATAGACGATGTTGAACTCGTTGGGAGCACACTATCTACCGGGCAGTTATATCCTTTAAGAAAAATAGCTTCGGGCGGGGAACTTTCCAGGTTGATGCTTGCGATAGAACTTAGCCTTGTGAGTACTTATGTTTTGGTTTACGATGAGATAGATGCCGGGATTGGCGGACTTACGGCGGTTAAACTTGCCGATAAACTGAGTGAGCTCTCTAAGAATCACCAAGTGATAGTTGTTACTCATCTGCCTCAGATAGCACTGAAAGCTGATAAACATTTTGTACTCCAAAGAACTGGAGATATCGGTGCAGTTGTGGAACTGTCTGATTCCGAACGAGCGGAAGAGATAAGGCGCATGTTTGGAGGTAGTGAAATAATCGAAGCGATAGATGATCTTAGACGTGAATAA
- a CDS encoding cytidine deaminase produces the protein MKTEELIQRAKEVMKNAYAPYSHFHVGAALLTKSGNVYVGVNVENASYGLTNCAERTAIFSAVANGESEFDMLVVVADTDKPVSPCGACRQVMSEFGNFKVILTNLKGDVLETTVSELLPYSFDKEDLK, from the coding sequence ATGAAAACTGAAGAACTTATCCAGAGGGCAAAAGAAGTTATGAAAAACGCGTATGCTCCGTATTCACATTTCCACGTTGGCGCAGCTTTGCTCACAAAATCAGGGAACGTGTACGTTGGGGTAAACGTAGAAAACGCATCGTATGGTTTGACAAATTGTGCTGAAAGAACCGCAATCTTCAGTGCAGTAGCCAACGGAGAAAGCGAATTTGACATGTTGGTCGTTGTCGCTGACACCGATAAACCCGTATCGCCGTGTGGTGCATGCAGACAAGTTATGTCGGAATTTGGAAATTTCAAAGTCATTCTGACAAACCTCAAAGGCGATGTCTTAGAGACGACGGTTAGTGAGCTCCTTCCGTACTCTTTTGATAAAGAAGATCTTAAATAA
- a CDS encoding hemolysin family protein: MEDPLSYLWNVFAIAILIFLSGFFSASETAMTSVSRHRLRILAKSKQEAEEETEVHFFNKLLTTLLISNNLVNILASTLAAIMFSKLITSGSVSALVSTVVMTFLLLVFGEITPKIIARQNSERLFDFSIKIIIFLSKIFAPVITLFIRISNTFVKVLGGQSVQEAPFITMDDIASYLEMGREEGTITHEEGLMIERTIEMDETLVKEIMIPRIDVVAVEESQSLKEFIELIVDEEYSRFPVYRDTIDNIVGVCYAKDVLSFIAQRGMDIIDKVSVKELMRPPLFVPELMPVSELLKEFKTKKVHMAIVVDEYGGTSGIVTMEDILEEIFGEIMDEYDDHESSGIKKIDDNSYLVDATISLNDIERELRIEFPEGEFETLAGYLLDKFRHIPKVGEMYEYDGIIFKIVASSRNKIEKVLLTIKKEQAQEEEKDEN, encoded by the coding sequence GTGGAAGATCCACTGAGTTATTTATGGAACGTTTTTGCTATAGCTATTTTGATCTTTCTTTCTGGATTCTTCTCGGCGTCAGAGACTGCAATGACGTCCGTGAGCAGACATCGTTTAAGGATACTTGCAAAGAGCAAACAGGAAGCTGAAGAAGAAACTGAGGTCCATTTTTTCAACAAGTTGCTTACCACGTTACTCATATCGAATAACCTTGTTAACATCCTTGCATCAACCTTAGCGGCCATAATGTTTTCGAAACTTATTACTTCGGGAAGTGTTTCAGCACTTGTTTCAACGGTAGTTATGACATTTTTGCTCTTAGTGTTTGGTGAGATAACACCCAAGATAATAGCAAGGCAAAACAGCGAAAGATTGTTCGATTTCAGCATAAAAATAATAATATTTCTCTCCAAGATATTTGCTCCGGTAATAACGCTGTTCATAAGGATTTCAAATACGTTTGTAAAAGTCCTGGGTGGGCAAAGTGTTCAAGAAGCCCCATTCATAACAATGGACGACATTGCTTCTTATCTGGAAATGGGAAGGGAAGAGGGAACGATTACTCACGAAGAAGGTCTCATGATAGAACGCACAATAGAGATGGATGAGACGTTAGTTAAAGAAATCATGATACCTCGAATCGATGTTGTAGCTGTTGAGGAGTCGCAGAGCCTCAAAGAATTCATTGAGTTAATCGTTGATGAAGAATACTCGAGGTTCCCTGTATATAGAGATACTATTGATAATATCGTTGGAGTATGCTATGCGAAGGATGTTCTGAGTTTTATAGCACAAAGGGGTATGGATATAATCGACAAAGTTTCTGTAAAAGAGTTAATGCGTCCTCCCTTATTTGTCCCTGAGTTGATGCCGGTCTCTGAATTACTGAAAGAATTTAAAACCAAGAAAGTGCACATGGCTATCGTTGTTGATGAATACGGCGGAACTTCCGGAATTGTTACGATGGAAGATATACTCGAGGAGATATTCGGCGAGATTATGGATGAATACGACGACCATGAAAGTTCTGGAATTAAGAAGATAGATGATAATTCATACCTCGTGGATGCAACTATCTCGTTGAACGATATAGAAAGGGAACTCAGGATCGAATTCCCGGAGGGAGAATTTGAAACTTTAGCGGGATACCTGCTTGATAAATTCAGGCACATACCAAAGGTTGGAGAAATGTACGAGTACGATGGTATCATATTCAAAATAGTAGCATCTTCAAGGAATAAGATTGAAAAAGTATTGCTTACAATAAAGAAAGAACAAGCGCAGGAGGAAGAAAAAGATGAAAACTGA
- a CDS encoding sensor domain-containing diguanylate cyclase yields MIGEVITEKLLVDEIISERLETLSTYLEFAPVFFVVLDENGIISYINNWTLEKTGYKFAEVIGKNWFEIFIPADIRKTLLEVFADIMDGKVELRQTYENEILAKDGSTITVLWENKLLTKGGKPYGTISVGVDVTDQKVKDFEEQVLLEILDASSDANYHASISKISRILSKTCNARKVIGTIRTPEEAKNIELLNMDNTDRTEYYKFEKSTDEKTITLEMHCGTLPSYATYNCLQNVANVLINFLDRIYYIQKLEEASFRDPLTNLFNRRYFIMMLQSEIRRIKRYGGNASIVMIDLDGLKQINDTLGHDMGDLAIKTLARAMLENTRNSDICARFGGDEFAILLPNTTIQNAQLTIQRLMNYLDNLDIKEFKVSMSAGITKILPEDDTEGISVLKRADELLYKAKKSGKHAIVADIV; encoded by the coding sequence ATGATTGGCGAAGTAATAACCGAAAAGCTGTTGGTCGATGAGATTATATCTGAACGTCTTGAAACTTTATCAACGTATCTCGAGTTTGCGCCTGTCTTTTTCGTTGTTTTAGACGAAAATGGTATCATAAGTTACATTAACAATTGGACTCTGGAAAAAACTGGTTACAAATTTGCCGAGGTAATTGGGAAAAATTGGTTTGAAATATTCATTCCTGCAGACATTAGAAAGACACTATTAGAAGTTTTCGCGGATATAATGGACGGAAAAGTTGAGCTTCGTCAAACATACGAGAATGAAATCTTAGCAAAGGACGGTAGTACAATCACGGTACTTTGGGAAAACAAGCTCTTAACAAAAGGTGGAAAGCCGTACGGTACGATAAGCGTTGGTGTGGATGTCACTGACCAGAAGGTGAAAGACTTCGAGGAACAAGTGCTGTTAGAAATACTTGATGCGTCATCAGATGCAAATTATCACGCTTCTATAAGCAAAATATCAAGGATCCTCTCAAAAACTTGCAACGCTCGAAAAGTTATAGGAACGATAAGGACTCCCGAGGAAGCAAAGAATATTGAATTGCTTAATATGGATAACACAGATAGAACTGAGTACTATAAATTTGAAAAGTCGACAGATGAAAAGACAATTACTTTAGAGATGCATTGCGGAACTTTGCCAAGTTACGCCACTTATAACTGCCTCCAAAATGTTGCAAACGTCCTAATTAACTTCTTAGACAGGATATATTACATTCAGAAACTTGAGGAAGCGTCTTTCAGAGACCCACTGACAAATTTATTCAACCGCCGTTACTTCATAATGATGCTCCAGTCTGAGATACGAAGGATAAAGAGGTACGGTGGAAATGCAAGTATTGTCATGATAGATTTAGATGGATTGAAGCAGATTAACGATACGCTTGGACATGATATGGGTGATTTAGCTATCAAGACACTGGCTCGAGCAATGCTTGAAAATACTCGTAATAGCGATATATGTGCGCGTTTTGGAGGCGACGAGTTCGCAATTTTACTTCCGAACACAACCATCCAAAACGCGCAGCTGACGATTCAGAGATTGATGAATTATCTTGATAACTTAGACATAAAGGAATTCAAGGTTTCCATGAGTGCTGGTATAACTAAAATCTTACCGGAAGATGATACTGAAGGTATAAGCGTTTTAAAACGTGCCGATGAATTGCTCTACAAGGCAAAAAAAAGCGGAAAGCATGCTATTGTGGCTGATATTGTTTAA
- a CDS encoding iron-containing alcohol dehydrogenase family protein — MGFYMPTKVLYGRDIVSKNRELIQSLGDTYLIVSGKSSKKNGSLDDTLDVLDGKHYYIFDETPENPPLEIVEFIARKYSDADVVIGLGGGSPMDTAKAVAVLLENPSLKPEELYEKDKYGSAKPIICIPTTAGTGSEVTQYSVLTVNGRKKGFSHECIFPKIALIDYKYTVTLNKELTISTALDALSHAVEGYISRKATPFSDALALESIRTINSYLPKLLDDPDNEYYRERIMFSSTLAGMVIAQTGTTIAHALGYSLTTEKGVKHGLATAVFLPYELKMALTESKDKVEEILRIFNGSLEEFYELLGVSLSVEISDEDIENWSKIVSNASHIAVTPGKYDLEEIKHAYIEIKEKYLI; from the coding sequence ATGGGATTTTATATGCCCACGAAAGTCTTGTACGGAAGAGATATCGTTTCTAAGAATAGAGAACTAATTCAGTCCTTAGGAGATACATATCTTATCGTCAGCGGGAAAAGCTCAAAGAAAAATGGTAGTTTGGACGACACATTAGATGTTCTTGACGGCAAGCATTATTACATATTTGATGAGACACCTGAGAACCCGCCATTAGAAATTGTCGAATTTATCGCTCGGAAGTATAGCGATGCAGATGTTGTAATTGGGCTTGGCGGCGGGAGCCCTATGGATACAGCGAAAGCGGTTGCAGTCTTACTTGAAAATCCTTCCTTAAAACCTGAAGAACTTTACGAAAAGGACAAATATGGTAGTGCCAAACCAATCATATGCATCCCAACGACCGCAGGAACTGGGAGTGAAGTTACTCAGTATTCAGTCCTAACGGTGAACGGAAGGAAAAAAGGATTCTCTCACGAATGCATTTTCCCAAAGATTGCACTTATTGACTACAAGTATACAGTCACACTCAATAAGGAACTAACTATCTCAACAGCCTTGGATGCTCTGTCACACGCAGTTGAAGGATATATCTCAAGGAAAGCAACGCCTTTCAGCGACGCACTTGCGTTGGAAAGTATAAGGACAATAAACAGTTACTTACCAAAACTGCTCGATGATCCTGACAATGAATACTACAGGGAACGTATAATGTTCTCGTCAACGCTCGCAGGAATGGTTATTGCGCAGACTGGCACAACGATCGCACACGCACTTGGATATTCTTTAACAACCGAAAAAGGTGTGAAGCATGGACTTGCAACTGCTGTGTTTTTACCATATGAATTGAAAATGGCATTGACTGAATCAAAAGATAAGGTGGAAGAAATCCTGAGGATATTCAATGGCTCTCTTGAAGAGTTCTACGAATTATTGGGTGTATCACTAAGTGTGGAAATCAGCGACGAAGATATAGAAAATTGGTCGAAAATAGTTTCAAATGCTTCTCATATAGCCGTGACACCGGGTAAGTACGACTTGGAGGAAATCAAACATGCGTATATAGAGATTAAAGAAAAGTATTTGATATAA
- a CDS encoding S-layer homology domain-containing protein, whose product MKKMLFLLIALVLTISTSFAATYKDVPANHWAYEAVEQLSKLGVLSGMPDGTFQGNQSLTRYQLAVALYRLMNILNDRISAVEKKIPTGTQTTTQQTTLPANITAQLNEMSNSILTLGNADKTINTRIDALSSKVDTISGNVDILSKDLSGVKTDVSDIKALYDALVSKVTELRSLISVTPTGQSLNTLAQDINALKNDVATLKNNVKSLTDNNNSIAQKVADLEKSINALNDSFKSTNAQISNTSVSVSTLSGKVSSLEKNVADIQSKIQSLSTEIKNISGASDSDIAQLKANISSLQTQINTLQSKITALEKADSDFKVQVADINKKITELTNVTGELEEVKAVVSVVSGDVAVLKDRVDGLEQDVKANAKNIESVNKNVEEVKSQILTLNTKINSNTQELGVVRNEIDSFKLNVANQQQTLENKVSQLEKENEQLKEQLRVAQSNQTGTFALVLAIIGVALGGYALFLAMQQ is encoded by the coding sequence ATGAAGAAGATGTTATTTCTGCTAATCGCTTTGGTTTTGACTATTTCCACTTCTTTTGCGGCAACGTACAAAGACGTACCAGCCAACCACTGGGCTTATGAGGCTGTCGAACAGCTTTCAAAACTTGGAGTTCTAAGCGGTATGCCAGATGGTACGTTTCAAGGAAATCAATCTTTGACAAGATATCAACTCGCTGTTGCTCTTTATAGGCTTATGAATATTTTAAATGACAGAATATCCGCGGTTGAAAAGAAAATACCAACAGGAACACAGACAACAACTCAACAAACAACACTTCCCGCTAACATTACTGCTCAGTTAAACGAGATGTCAAATAGCATTCTTACACTTGGAAATGCTGACAAAACGATAAACACGAGGATCGACGCACTTTCATCAAAAGTTGACACTATCTCTGGAAATGTTGACATTTTGAGCAAAGACCTATCAGGCGTAAAGACAGATGTGTCAGACATTAAAGCACTTTACGATGCACTTGTTAGTAAAGTTACGGAATTGAGGTCTCTGATCTCCGTTACTCCAACTGGTCAGAGCTTGAACACACTTGCACAAGATATAAACGCGCTGAAAAACGATGTTGCAACGCTGAAGAACAATGTTAAGTCACTTACAGACAATAACAACAGTATTGCTCAGAAAGTTGCGGATTTAGAAAAGAGTATAAATGCGCTGAACGATAGCTTTAAATCAACGAATGCACAAATTTCAAATACATCTGTTAGCGTGTCTACACTCTCTGGAAAAGTTTCAAGCTTAGAAAAGAATGTTGCCGATATCCAGAGCAAAATTCAATCGCTCTCTACGGAAATCAAGAATATATCTGGTGCTTCGGACTCTGATATAGCTCAGCTCAAGGCAAATATCTCCTCGCTGCAAACTCAGATAAACACGCTTCAGAGCAAAATCACTGCTTTGGAAAAAGCAGACAGTGACTTCAAAGTACAGGTTGCCGATATTAACAAGAAAATAACAGAACTTACTAACGTTACTGGTGAACTCGAAGAGGTAAAGGCAGTTGTAAGTGTTGTGTCCGGCGATGTTGCTGTTTTGAAGGACAGGGTTGATGGTTTAGAACAGGATGTTAAAGCAAACGCTAAGAACATAGAATCAGTTAATAAGAATGTCGAAGAAGTCAAATCGCAAATACTCACATTGAATACTAAGATTAATTCAAATACTCAGGAATTGGGAGTAGTTAGGAATGAAATCGATAGTTTCAAACTGAATGTAGCCAATCAACAGCAAACACTTGAGAATAAGGTCTCACAACTCGAGAAGGAAAACGAGCAACTCAAAGAACAGCTCAGAGTTGCTCAGTCAAATCAAACTGGCACATTTGCACTAGTCCTTGCCATTATCGGAGTTGCTCTCGGCGGGTATGCACTTTTCTTAGCGATGCAACAATAA
- a CDS encoding protein-glutamate methylesterase/protein-glutamine glutaminase — protein sequence MEKEKIKVMIVDDSPFMRMILKDVIDREQDMELVAAAKDGMEAVELALKHRPDVITMDVEMPKLNGIEALKEIIKRAPSRIIMVSSLTEEGAEITLLALELGAVDFVTKPSGSVSMDFRKMGPELVQKIRDAMKISLNQVMLRRKPLAGLKVKTMVSGKIVVIGSSTGGPRSLDLVIPALPKEFPAPILLVQHMPPGFTKSLAQRLDRISQLTVKEAEDGDILKPGWVYVAPGDIHMGIKYQDRKAIIYLDKKTEKINNVRPAVDYTLDKVAEIYKENTVAAILTGMGKDGTKGAFKVKFFKGTVIAESQETCVVYGMPKSVVEEGYADFVLPADKIPEKLVEII from the coding sequence GTGGAAAAAGAAAAAATAAAAGTTATGATAGTCGACGATTCGCCTTTCATGCGTATGATATTAAAAGATGTTATAGACAGGGAGCAAGACATGGAACTTGTCGCTGCTGCCAAAGATGGAATGGAAGCTGTTGAACTTGCGCTAAAACATAGGCCGGACGTTATAACAATGGATGTTGAAATGCCAAAGCTGAATGGAATAGAGGCGCTTAAAGAAATAATAAAAAGAGCGCCATCAAGGATTATAATGGTCAGTAGCCTTACAGAAGAAGGCGCCGAGATTACATTACTTGCACTCGAGCTCGGAGCTGTTGATTTCGTTACAAAACCGTCCGGAAGTGTCTCAATGGACTTTCGCAAAATGGGACCAGAACTTGTTCAAAAGATACGAGATGCGATGAAGATAAGTCTCAATCAGGTGATGCTTAGAAGAAAACCTTTGGCAGGTCTAAAAGTTAAGACAATGGTCTCTGGAAAAATTGTTGTAATTGGGTCTTCAACAGGCGGTCCGAGATCGTTAGATCTTGTGATTCCTGCTTTGCCGAAGGAGTTCCCCGCGCCAATACTTTTAGTTCAACACATGCCGCCGGGTTTTACGAAATCCTTGGCGCAGAGGTTGGATAGAATTTCTCAGTTGACGGTGAAGGAAGCAGAGGACGGTGATATTTTAAAACCTGGATGGGTTTATGTTGCGCCTGGCGATATCCATATGGGGATAAAGTACCAAGATAGAAAGGCAATCATTTACTTAGATAAAAAGACTGAGAAAATCAATAACGTTAGGCCAGCCGTAGATTATACACTTGACAAAGTAGCCGAAATTTACAAAGAAAATACTGTTGCTGCCATCCTTACAGGAATGGGAAAAGACGGTACAAAAGGTGCGTTTAAAGTTAAGTTCTTTAAAGGTACCGTTATTGCAGAAAGCCAAGAGACATGTGTTGTTTATGGTATGCCGAAATCGGTCGTTGAAGAAGGATACGCAGATTTTGTGCTCCCTGCCGATAAGATACCCGAAAAATTAGTTGAAATTATCTAA